TGCCGTATTCGCCTTTCCCCATGTGGTGCAGGATACCCTGCCCTGGGGCGCCGGCATTGACCTCCATGAAGACGGCCCCCCTTCGGTGAACAAGATGGTCATCCAGCGCTACGAAGAAATTTCTCAATTGCGCGCGCCGGATCCCTGCGCCAATCCCTATCTGCTCCACACCCTGAAAACGGCCGCCGAACTCGCGCGGCGCTACAAAGGCGATCGTCTCATCGTCGGAGCCGTCATCGGCCCTTTTTCCCTGCCCTCCATGCTCATGGGCATGGGCAAGGTCCTGGATCTCATTTTCCACCAGGAGACCCTCCGCCGCGCCTGTTTCGCGCCCTTGATGGACCAGATGATGAACTACACCCGGCGCTGGGCCCAGGCTCAGCTCGATGCCGGGTGCGATATCGTCGTCATGGCCGAGGGCATGGCCTCCGCCTCACTGCTCACGGAGAAAACCTTCGTCGAATTCGCCCTGCCCGTCTTGCGGGAATCACTCGCCGGTATCAAAGGACTCGTGGGCCTCGAACTCGTCGGTGACGCACTGCCCTTCATGAAGCACCTGCGCGATCTGCCCTGCGCCGCCCTCCTCGTAGGCAGTACCGACCGCCTCCGGGACACCCGCGCCATTCTCGGCAAACAAAAGCTGCTCATTGGCAACATTAACAACCTCAAGTTGCTCCACTGGGATCCGGAGCGGGTGGAATTCGAGGCGCGACGGGCCATCCGCGAAGCCGGCCTGGGCTTCGCCCTGTGCAACCAGGGCCCGGAAATACCCTGGCACGTCTCCGATGCCAACATAGACGCCCTCGTCCGCGCCGCCCACCGCTCACGCATGTACGCCGCCTGAACGCCCCTTGTTCCGCGCGAAAGGCTTCCGTATACTGCTGCGAGGTCCGAAACCCAGAGGAGACTTCCGCCATGGCCATGCCCGTCGTAAACGGGGCCAAATTACTTTGCACCATGGGCACCGCCCCCTGCACGCTGATCGTACCCCCCGTCAGCATGGTGACCATGGAGGGCGTTCCCGCCGCCAACATCATGGATTTCGTGCCGATGAAGAACATCACCGGATTCGGGAACTGCATCACAATGTCCAATCCCACCGTCGCCTCCGCCACCGCCGCCGCGCTCGGCGTGCTCACGCCCATGCCCTGCGTTCCCGTCATTCCCGCCCCCTGGGCGCCCGGAAGTCCCACGGTTACCGTGGGCAAAATGCCCGCGCTGAACAACACCAGCAAGTGCATGTGCGCTTTCGGCGGCAGCATTTCCATTGTGGACCCAGGCGTGAAGAAAGAAACCATTGCCTGAGCGTTGGTCGATGGCGTAGTTCGGCTCCCCGGTAAGCCGTTTCAGCATCCTGCTCGTCGAAACTCATGGGTATCAAAGTGCGCTCAGGTCAGGGGACTGACCTCAGCGTCCATCGGCAGTACACGGCGCACCAGCGGCGCAAGATCTTCCGCGTCCACCATATCCACGGGCTTTTCGATGCCGAACAGCGCCGGCAGGTGCGCCCGCAGGGCGCAATCGAGCGCGCCGGCGGGCTCTGCGTCATCCCCAAAGTCCACCAAGAGCGTCACGCTGTTCATCTGCGCGTCCAGATCCCGCTCGACCGCGCCCGCCCGCGCCGCCAGCGCACGTGCGGCCCGGAGCACGCCCAACTCTTCAGCCTTGACGTCGATAGACGCGATCAATCGGGCGACTCCCTGAGACAGGGCAATTTCCCCCATGGTTTTTCGCGCCCGCAGCGCCAGCCCTTCCACGTCCGGCACCAGTTTGTGCAGGTGCCGATAAAAATAGCGATTGCGTGGGAGCGCGCGGGCGCTAAACTCGGCACAACGAGTTTGAAGCACCTCCAGGGCTCCGATTCGCTCTCGATAGGACGTGGGGGCCAAGTCCTCGTAGGCAACCAGGGCCGAATCGATTTCCACCGTAAATGGGGACGCCCGCCAGCCCCGCTTCAGCGTTTCGCCGGGGCGATAGCGCGCGCAGCAGGCCCGCAGCCGCTCCAGGTGCTCCAGACGCTCCGACAGATCGCCATCACGGGCCTCGTGGCAAATTCGGATCCCGCCTTCAATCTCCGCCTTCTCCGCAGGGTATTCGCCGTGACCAATGGCCGTGTCCCGCGCCCACGCCTCGCCGACCTCGCCCTCAAGCTCCAGGAAGGCGCGCGCTCCAGTCCGGATTTCCCGGATACGCGCTATTCGTTCCGAAAGACCGAGGGCATTGCACGTGTGATACTGGTCTATTCGATCCCGGAGATTCTGAATCGTGATTCTTGATCGGGCGCCAACCGGCACATCCAATACAAAGGCCGCGCCCGTGCCGAGTTCGGCCTGTCCTGCCTCCGTCTTCCA
The sequence above is a segment of the Candidatus Hydrogenedentota bacterium genome. Coding sequences within it:
- a CDS encoding DUF4280 domain-containing protein: MAMPVVNGAKLLCTMGTAPCTLIVPPVSMVTMEGVPAANIMDFVPMKNITGFGNCITMSNPTVASATAAALGVLTPMPCVPVIPAPWAPGSPTVTVGKMPALNNTSKCMCAFGGSISIVDPGVKKETIA
- a CDS encoding uroporphyrinogen decarboxylase family protein, whose product is MTPVERILAAASLQPLDRPPVLPVLLQQGARMLNIPLTSYFGEPTRLLEGQCRLVDRFEHDAVFAFPHVVQDTLPWGAGIDLHEDGPPSVNKMVIQRYEEISQLRAPDPCANPYLLHTLKTAAELARRYKGDRLIVGAVIGPFSLPSMLMGMGKVLDLIFHQETLRRACFAPLMDQMMNYTRRWAQAQLDAGCDIVVMAEGMASASLLTEKTFVEFALPVLRESLAGIKGLVGLELVGDALPFMKHLRDLPCAALLVGSTDRLRDTRAILGKQKLLIGNINNLKLLHWDPERVEFEARRAIREAGLGFALCNQGPEIPWHVSDANIDALVRAAHRSRMYAA